Proteins from one Bacteroides mediterraneensis genomic window:
- a CDS encoding aldose epimerase family protein, producing the protein MNNTFYKENNLSGLKRADFQKTIDGKETDLFILSNQSGAEVAITNYGGAILAIMVPDKNGKLANVVQGHDSIDHVINSHEPFLSTLIGRYGNRIAKGSFLMDGKEYKLTINNGPNSLHGGPTGFHARVWDAKQEEAHTVSLHYLAKDGEEGFPGNLDVTVTYTLTGNNELVITYVANTDKKTIINLTNHAFFSLAGLNNPTPTVDNNIVTINADYYIPIDEVSIPTGEILKVEGTPMDFRTPHTVGSRINEPFQQLINGAGYDHCYVLNKRETDALVFAAKCVEPESGRTLEVYTTEPGVQVYTANWHNGFTGYHGATFPARSAICFEAQHFPDSPNKGHFPSVVLKPEDTYHQVTVYKFGVEK; encoded by the coding sequence ATGAATAACACATTTTACAAAGAAAATAATTTAAGCGGCTTAAAAAGAGCAGATTTTCAAAAAACAATCGACGGTAAAGAAACCGATTTGTTTATTCTTTCAAATCAAAGTGGCGCTGAAGTTGCCATCACAAACTACGGGGGAGCGATCTTAGCAATAATGGTTCCGGACAAAAACGGCAAATTGGCCAATGTAGTTCAAGGCCATGACAGTATTGACCACGTCATAAACAGTCACGAACCTTTCCTCAGTACATTAATCGGACGATACGGCAACCGCATCGCCAAAGGAAGCTTCCTGATGGATGGAAAAGAATACAAGCTGACCATCAATAACGGACCTAACTCCTTGCACGGAGGTCCTACTGGTTTCCATGCCCGTGTATGGGATGCCAAGCAGGAAGAAGCCCACACTGTCAGCCTGCATTACCTTGCCAAAGATGGAGAAGAAGGTTTTCCTGGCAATCTGGATGTCACTGTGACTTATACCCTTACCGGAAACAACGAACTGGTCATTACCTACGTGGCCAACACGGATAAAAAAACCATCATCAATCTGACTAATCATGCATTCTTCAGCCTGGCTGGCCTGAACAACCCGACACCGACTGTAGACAACAATATAGTCACTATCAACGCAGACTATTATATTCCTATCGACGAAGTATCTATCCCGACTGGGGAAATTTTGAAAGTGGAAGGAACGCCGATGGATTTCCGTACCCCCCACACAGTAGGAAGCCGTATCAATGAGCCCTTCCAACAACTTATTAACGGAGCCGGATACGACCACTGCTACGTATTGAACAAACGGGAAACAGATGCTCTGGTATTCGCCGCAAAATGTGTAGAACCGGAAAGCGGACGTACGCTGGAAGTCTATACCACCGAGCCGGGCGTACAAGTATACACGGCCAACTGGCACAACGGCTTCACCGGGTACCATGGAGCCACATTCCCGGCAAGAAGCGCCATCTGCTTCGAAGCACAGCATTTCCCTGACTCTCCCAACAAAGGACATTTCCCTTCAGTCGTACTGAAACCGGAGGACACCTATCACCAAGTTACCGTCTATAAATTCGGGGTAGAAAAATAA
- a CDS encoding folylpolyglutamate synthase/dihydrofolate synthase family protein encodes MNYQETLTYLYNSAPLFQQVGKDAYKEGLDNTYALDNYFDHPHRRFRTIHVAGTNGKGSCSHTLAAILQAAGYKTGLYTSPHLVDFRERIRVNGTPVSQEFVVDFVEKHRAFFEPLHPSFFELTTAMAFTYFAQQQVDVAVIEVGLGGRLDCTNIIQPDLCVITNISFDHVQFLGNTLAKIASEKAGIIKKGVPVIIGETTPETRSVFQAKAEAVGAPIVFAEDEHLLLDAKRNETMHYIYQTADYADLEGELGGLCQLKNTNTLLSAIRRLPDAGYRITEKNVREGFLHVCELTGLMGRWQKLGEHPTIICDTGHNVGGMQYITEQLRRQTYQTLHIVIGMVNDKDVSGVLSMLPKEARYYFTQASVKRALPCDKMKALAETFGLHGNAYPSVGKAFKAARQQAQPNDFIFVGGSSFIVADLLSLNK; translated from the coding sequence ATGAATTATCAGGAAACGCTCACTTATCTATACAACAGTGCCCCTCTGTTTCAGCAAGTTGGCAAGGATGCCTACAAAGAGGGGCTGGACAACACGTATGCACTAGACAATTATTTCGACCACCCTCACCGCCGCTTCCGCACCATCCACGTGGCCGGAACCAACGGGAAGGGTTCTTGCTCGCATACGCTGGCAGCCATCCTGCAAGCTGCAGGCTATAAGACAGGCCTCTACACCTCTCCTCACCTTGTTGATTTCCGCGAACGAATCCGTGTGAACGGCACACCGGTGAGCCAGGAGTTTGTCGTCGATTTCGTGGAAAAGCATCGCGCTTTCTTCGAACCGTTACACCCTTCTTTCTTCGAGCTGACCACTGCCATGGCTTTTACTTATTTCGCCCAACAACAAGTGGATGTGGCCGTCATTGAGGTGGGCCTTGGAGGAAGACTGGATTGCACCAACATTATCCAGCCCGACTTGTGCGTCATCACCAACATCAGTTTCGACCATGTGCAGTTTCTGGGCAATACGCTGGCAAAAATTGCCTCCGAGAAAGCCGGCATCATCAAAAAAGGTGTTCCGGTAATCATCGGAGAAACTACTCCGGAAACCCGATCGGTCTTTCAGGCCAAGGCAGAAGCCGTAGGTGCCCCCATCGTATTTGCCGAAGACGAGCACTTGCTCCTCGATGCTAAGCGAAACGAAACCATGCACTACATCTACCAGACGGCAGACTATGCCGACCTGGAAGGTGAACTGGGCGGACTATGCCAGCTGAAAAACACCAACACCTTGCTTTCCGCAATCCGTCGGCTTCCTGATGCCGGTTACCGTATTACAGAAAAAAATGTGCGGGAAGGCTTCCTGCACGTCTGTGAACTGACCGGACTGATGGGACGCTGGCAAAAACTGGGAGAACACCCCACCATCATCTGTGACACCGGACACAACGTGGGCGGCATGCAATACATCACAGAGCAGCTTCGCCGGCAGACGTATCAAACCCTGCACATCGTGATTGGAATGGTAAATGACAAAGACGTGAGCGGTGTACTTTCCATGCTTCCTAAAGAAGCACGTTATTATTTCACACAGGCCAGTGTGAAACGTGCCCTCCCTTGTGATAAAATGAAAGCCTTGGCAGAGACTTTCGGCTTACATGGAAACGCCTATCCCAGTGTGGGAAAAGCCTTCAAGGCAGCCCGTCAGCAAGCCCAGCCCAATGATTTCATTTTTGTGGGAGGAAGCAGTTTTATTGTAGCCGATTTACTTTCTTTAAATAAATAA
- the galK gene encoding galactokinase encodes MDIEFVRSRFIKHFDGTTGSVYTSPGRINLIGEHTDYNGGFVFPGAVDKGMVAEIKPNGKDKVCAYSIDLKDYVEFGLNEEDAPKASWARYIFGVCREMIKRGVDVKGFNTAFAGDVPLGAGMSSSAALESTYAFALNDLFGDNKIDKFELAKVGQATEHNYCGVNCGIMDQFASVFGKEGHLIRLDCRSLEYQYFPFRPDGYRLVLVDSVVKHELASSAYNKRRQSCEAVVAAIKKNHPTVEFLRDCTMDMLNEVKAEVTQEDYMRAEYVIEEIQRVLDVCDALEKGDYETVGQKMYETHHGMSKLYEVSCEELDFLNDIAFDCGVTGSRVMGGGFGGCTINLVKNELYDTFISTAKERFKEKFGRSPKVYDVVISDGSHKVC; translated from the coding sequence ATGGACATAGAATTTGTAAGAAGCCGCTTTATCAAGCATTTCGACGGTACAACAGGCTCAGTATATACTTCTCCGGGACGTATCAACCTGATTGGGGAACACACAGACTATAACGGAGGTTTTGTATTCCCGGGAGCTGTAGATAAAGGAATGGTGGCCGAAATCAAACCGAACGGAAAAGATAAAGTTTGTGCTTACTCCATCGACCTGAAAGACTACGTAGAATTTGGTCTGAACGAGGAAGATGCCCCGAAAGCAAGCTGGGCACGTTATATTTTCGGTGTTTGCCGCGAAATGATTAAACGGGGAGTAGACGTAAAAGGCTTCAATACTGCTTTTGCAGGTGACGTGCCTCTGGGTGCTGGAATGTCATCTTCTGCTGCATTGGAATCTACATACGCTTTTGCGTTGAACGATTTGTTTGGCGACAACAAGATTGACAAGTTTGAACTGGCTAAGGTAGGTCAGGCAACTGAACACAACTATTGCGGTGTGAACTGCGGTATCATGGACCAGTTTGCTTCTGTATTCGGTAAAGAAGGCCACCTGATTCGTCTGGACTGCCGTTCACTGGAATACCAGTACTTCCCTTTCAGACCGGACGGATACCGTTTGGTATTGGTGGATTCAGTCGTAAAACATGAACTGGCTTCTTCTGCTTACAACAAACGTCGCCAGAGCTGCGAAGCAGTTGTGGCCGCCATCAAAAAGAATCACCCGACCGTAGAATTTCTAAGAGACTGCACAATGGACATGCTGAACGAAGTGAAAGCAGAAGTCACTCAAGAAGACTACATGCGTGCAGAATATGTCATCGAAGAAATCCAGCGTGTATTGGATGTGTGTGACGCCCTGGAAAAAGGTGATTACGAAACTGTAGGACAGAAGATGTACGAAACTCACCATGGCATGAGCAAACTCTACGAAGTAAGCTGCGAAGAACTTGACTTCTTGAACGACATCGCTTTCGATTGTGGAGTAACCGGTTCACGCGTAATGGGTGGCGGATTCGGCGGATGTACCATCAACCTGGTAAAGAACGAATTGTATGACACCTTCATCTCTACCGCAAAAGAACGCTTCAAAGAAAAATTCGGTCGTAGTCCAAAAGTATATGACGTAGTAATCAGCGATGGATCACACAAAGTTTGCTAA